GGGAACCCGACGAACAGGGCTGGGTCATCCTGACCCTGCCCGTCGAGTCCGCCGAGATCGGCGCCGACATGCTGCTCGGGATGGGTCCCGAGGCGGAGGTGCTCGCACCGCCGGAGGTGCGCGAACTGGTCGCCGACGCGGCCAGGCGGCTCAGCTCGCTGTATTCCCGAACATCTCCTCGGGCAGTGAGCGACCCTCGGCCAGGGCATCCCAGAACGGGCTGCTCGCCCGACCGTTGACGTCGGTGAATCCGTAGTCGGCGGCCAGCTCCACCACGGTGCGCAGGGTGCCGGTGTGTCGGCCGCGATCGGGATCGGCGGCGAGCGCCGCCACGGCACGCCCGATGAACTCCGGCGACTCGGTGTAGGGCTGTACCTCGTCGGGCATGCCCTCGGTCTGCGTCCACCCCGGCGAGACCGCCACGGCGGTGCCACCGGAGGGACGGAGGTCCTCGGCGAGACCGAGCGGCATCCGGTTGACCGCCGTCTTGGCGACGTCGTAGTACAGCTGACCGTAGTACTCCGGGCCGACCGCCCAGGTGGTCACCGCGAGCAGGCCGCCGCCCGTCTCGGTCAACAGCGGAAGGCCGAACTGGGCGGTGAGCAGGTGGGCCCGCAGACCGGCGGTGAGCATCAGATCGAGCTGGCGCGGGTCGCCCTCCCACAGCGGCTGCGCGACGATCGCGCCGTCGCCGACCTCGTAGCCGCCCCAGGCGTTGGAGACGAGCACGTCGAGCCTGCCCGACTCCGACCGCACCCGGTCGAACAACGCCCGG
This genomic stretch from Actinoalloteichus hoggarensis harbors:
- a CDS encoding SDR family NAD(P)-dependent oxidoreductase, which translates into the protein MQLRDTIAVVTGASRGVGRGIAEVLGENGATVYVTGRSSRATGSPTGRPETIEETAERVTARGGTGIPVRCDHTELDQIRALFDRVRSESGRLDVLVSNAWGGYEVGDGAIVAQPLWEGDPRQLDLMLTAGLRAHLLTAQFGLPLLTETGGGLLAVTTWAVGPEYYGQLYYDVAKTAVNRMPLGLAEDLRPSGGTAVAVSPGWTQTEGMPDEVQPYTESPEFIGRAVAALAADPDRGRHTGTLRTVVELAADYGFTDVNGRASSPFWDALAEGRSLPEEMFGNTAS